The following coding sequences are from one Candidatus Omnitrophota bacterium window:
- a CDS encoding formylglycine-generating enzyme family protein, with amino-acid sequence MNYKTIYDRLFLRFLIVFAASCEILEAHPETHGFASIPMATGSSAANFYFQYEFEQPTLLENRWSAIPGGFQLGTPAGRVAFAAFNSGEMPSSNDKLGMQVQVQGKQVAFLLAMNPIQNQGKPVLLRLIARANGLDAQLALVALKGDLQTGENMDGSIATHIPANSSKMIESEYCLTLLYQPDSGTDITPAIQVAGTGGFGVTTVWIDRLEVYLVEDALFASKSLTFPATPAPSGISVTIPLPNLPEGAKPLEMVLIKTGMFVMGAPYSERGRSNDYDWPPHEVTISKDFYLGKYELTQAQWQAVMGSNPSNFQGNPNNPVENLLWSDCQEFIEKLNQLGQGIFRLPTEAEWEYACRAGTRTRFSYGDILETDDQREFSPIHDQYMWWCTNSSDQPHEVGLKLPNPWGLYDMHGNVWEWCSDWWEAPYARWPQVDPQGPETGTSIVIRGGSWFDYSSSCRSAFHYTVSEGKYYNIGFRVCRIP; translated from the coding sequence ATGAATTATAAGACGATATATGACCGATTGTTTTTGCGCTTTCTCATTGTCTTCGCCGCGTCTTGCGAGATATTGGAGGCGCATCCCGAAACGCATGGATTCGCCTCGATCCCGATGGCGACCGGTTCCAGCGCGGCGAATTTCTATTTCCAATACGAATTCGAACAGCCGACGTTATTGGAAAATCGGTGGTCGGCGATTCCCGGCGGCTTTCAATTGGGAACGCCGGCGGGCCGCGTGGCGTTCGCGGCGTTCAATTCGGGAGAGATGCCGTCATCCAACGATAAATTAGGGATGCAAGTTCAGGTTCAGGGTAAACAAGTTGCGTTTCTACTGGCCATGAATCCGATTCAAAATCAAGGAAAGCCAGTTTTATTGCGTTTAATTGCGCGAGCCAACGGCCTAGACGCGCAACTGGCTCTCGTTGCTCTAAAAGGCGACTTACAGACGGGAGAGAATATGGATGGCTCCATCGCGACTCATATTCCCGCTAATTCTTCAAAGATGATCGAATCCGAGTATTGCCTGACCTTGCTCTATCAACCCGATTCAGGGACGGATATCACTCCCGCCATTCAAGTCGCCGGAACCGGCGGCTTCGGAGTGACGACGGTGTGGATCGACCGGTTGGAAGTCTATTTAGTGGAGGACGCTCTTTTCGCTTCGAAGAGCCTTACTTTTCCCGCAACGCCGGCGCCAAGCGGGATTTCGGTTACAATTCCTCTTCCCAATCTTCCCGAAGGCGCGAAGCCGTTGGAGATGGTCTTGATTAAAACGGGGATGTTTGTAATGGGTGCGCCTTACAGCGAACGCGGACGATCGAACGATTACGATTGGCCGCCGCATGAAGTGACGATATCGAAGGATTTCTATTTGGGGAAATATGAATTAACACAAGCGCAGTGGCAAGCGGTTATGGGGTCGAATCCATCCAATTTTCAAGGAAATCCAAACAATCCCGTTGAAAATCTCTTATGGAGCGATTGCCAGGAATTCATTGAAAAATTGAACCAACTAGGTCAAGGAATCTTTCGTTTGCCCACGGAAGCGGAATGGGAATACGCTTGCCGAGCGGGAACAAGGACGCGATTTTCTTATGGGGATATTCTTGAAACAGACGATCAACGGGAATTTTCGCCGATTCACGACCAGTATATGTGGTGGTGCACAAATTCGAGCGATCAGCCTCACGAAGTAGGTTTGAAACTGCCCAATCCTTGGGGACTTTATGATATGCACGGAAACGTATGGGAATGGTGTTCGGATTGGTGGGAAGCGCCTTACGCGAGATGGCCGCAAGTCGATCCGCAAGGTCCTGAAACAGGGACGTCCATTGTTATCAGAGGCGGGAGTTGGTTCGATTATTCCAGCAGTTGCCGTTCGGCGTTCCATTATACGGTTTCTGAAGGTAAGTACTATAACATAGGGTTTCGCGTTTGTAGAATTCCATAA